Genomic segment of Thermococcus sp. M36:
GCCGCAGAAGGTGGATGAGAGCGAGACCTACCGGTGGCTGAAGTTCAGGCTGGTGAGAGAATGAGAGCTGGAGACATCCTTAGAGAACTTGAATCAAAAGGCATAACCCTCGAAAAGATGCTCGACACCGCGATGGAGCTCTATATCGGCGAAAATGCCGGAGACGTTAGAAAACTGCTGGAGGAGACGATGCTGAGGTATCTTAATGATATCAACGTTCAGTCCCTTCTCATGGCGGCGCTCCTCCTTGAGGAGAACTTCGAGGTTGAAAGTGACCCCGTGAACTTAGTCGCCGATGAGCTCATCGGGATAAGCATAGCGGAATACATCGGCGGTAAAATGGCCCTTTTCAACTTCTTCTACTATGACACGAGAAAGCCCGGAATACTGAAGGAGCTACCGCCTTTTTTGGACGACGCAGTAGGCGGCTTCATAGCAGGCTGCATGACGAAGCTCCTTTCGGAGGACTGAGCCATGAGAAACGTCCTGCCATTCCTGACACGGGTGCCAATCAAGGGCGACTTCGAGAAAGCTCATGAGGAGCTCTGGGCCTTTCCACTCGTTGCTTTGGTGAGTTCGGCGCTCCCAACGCTCGTCCTCTACTTAAAACTTCCCCTTTCGAACGTCCTGGCGGTTTTGGCGCTCTACTTCACCATCGGCCTTCTCCACCTTGACGGTCTGGCGGACTTCGCCGACGGAGTTATGGTTAAAGGCGATCGCGAGAGGAAAATAAAGGCAATGAAGGACCTGAACACCGGAATAGCGGGCCTCTTCGCGGTGGTCATGGTTCTGTTCCTCCAGGTCTATTCCCTCCAGCTCGTTCCTTTCTACGCCTTCTTCCTAGCGGAGCTAAACTCAAAGCTCGCCATGCTCCTCGCGCTGGCAACCAGGAAACCGCTCGGCCAGGGGCTTGGGGCCTACTTCATGGAGAGGATGAACAGCGGCCAGCTCCTCGGCGGGCTCATCTTCTACGCCATTCTCCTTGTCCCTGTAAGTGTCTACGAGCAAAATGCCCTGGTCTCGCTCCTCGGTCTGGCCTTCGGAGGTTACACCATCAAAGTTGCCCTCGACAACTTCGGCGGAATAAACGGCGACTGCATAGGAGCAATAGCGGAGATAACGAGGGCTGGGACGCTTTTGGTTGTGGCGTTTTCGGGGGCTTACCTGGGCGGCTGAATCCCCGGAATCACGTCGAGTCTATCGAGTTCCCTGTCCTCAAAGGCCACGTAGGGTATGTAGCCCCTCTCCCTGGCCCTCCTTATGAAGTCGAGGATTCTCGCCATGTCCTCCTGACTCCTCGTCCCGTCATCAACGTAGTCCCCCACGAGAACGACCTTTCCGGCTTTAACCACCCTGTCTAGGAGGGGAACCTTTTCGCCCGTCCAGGGACTCGGCTCAAGGCCGTCGTAAAAGACGTCCTCACTGGCCCAGCCGGAAATCGTCTTCAAAAGTCTGCCGTCATCATATTCAAGGAGTTGCTCACCGTTTTGGGGGATTATCAGGAAATCCTCACCGGCCTTCGAGCGCGTGTAGTTTGCTATTTCGAGTATGAACTCGATCATCTTCCGGGCCGTCCAGTTCTCATCATAGCCATTCTCGCCCCAGTACTCGAACTCGTCAACTTTATCAAGGTAAACCCCTGCAAAGCCTTGCGCAATGATCCTGTCGAAATATTCAAACACTATCTCCTTCCACTCATCATCCCAGTATTTTACCGCATAGCTTCCCTCCCAGTTGGGATTTTCCGGTCCGAGCCAGGCAGGAGGTTTTTCTTTCCACTCATCTTTCCAGTAGAAGCGATAATCTTCGGCCTCACCAATGCTGATGTAAGCTACGGGGATTACCCCAGCTCTCTTAATCATTTCGATTTCCTCCCGCGTGTAGGCCGTCTCATCGCTCCCGTCTCTGGAGTAGTCCATGACGACCAGCTCAAAGCCGCTCTCCGCTATAACTTCCGAGCTTGCGTTCTGGAGCCAATAGGCCCAGCTTTGATGAACGAAGAAGAGCGTTTCAGTCCCCGCCAACTTTCGGGTCGTGCCGGTCAAAGATTTTGAAGAAGTATATGGCGGGACTGAACTCCCCAGGCAACCCGTGGAGAGCAGAATGAAGACAATGAGCACTGCCGCTACTCGCATAAACTTGGGTTGGCAAAACTTCTTTTAACCCTTTTTGGGAGTTTCAACCATGGGGTATCCAGTAATCATCATGGCCGGCGGGCGCTCTACAAGGATGGGTAGGGAGAAGCCCGTCCTCAAGATAGTGGGGAAGCCCATGCTACTCTGGGTTTACGAGGAGACAGAAAAGGCCGGCGACGTCATTGTTGCAGTTTCTAAGAATACACCAGAGACAAAGAATCTGTGCCTCCGAGAGGGTATTGACTTTGTTGAAACGCCAGGAAAAGGCTACGTTGAGGACGTTTTCTTCCTCCTCCGCGAGTTCGGACCTTTCATCAGCGTCTCTTCGGATTTGCCGTTTATCAAGGCGGGCGACGTTCTCTCCATCGCCAAAGCCTTCGACGGGAGGGAGAGCTTGACCGGTGTCTTACCTGTTGAAAAAGTGCCAAAAGACACAAATCTGCTCGTTTACAGGGGTTACGTCATAGTGGGCCTCAACGCAGTCGGCTCTAGCGGAGAGGAGTTCTTTGAGCTGGAAAATCAGCTCCTTGCATTAAACGTAAATACCCCAGGAGAGCTAGAATTGGCGGAGAGAATAGCGAGGCTCGTGAGGCGTTGGCGATGAGACTGGAGGGGGTTAAGGCTCTGATAATGTTCATTGGACTCATGATCGTGGGCGGGCTGTTTTTCTTTGGTTTTCTGCTCTTCGCACTGGTTTTCGTAGCGGTCGTCCTTGTCCTGTTCCTCGGGTTCTATGCTTACCTGAGGCTGAAGCTCTGGTGGAGGAAGAAGCATCCCCCAAAAGTCCTCGAAGGACCCGAAGACTATTTCTGAAGCCAGAATCCTGTGCGGTTGATTACTACTCTCAGCCCGGATCCGGCTTTCCTGGATTCGGATTTCTCAACCCTATGTTTTCAACCTCCAGTTTGAGAAAAACTCTAAATTCAAATTGGAAAGGATCACTGGGATGAAAAATGGGGGGCGGCACTCTGATGCCCACTGTAATAGTGCTTACCCCAATCCTGCTCACGGTGCTGTTTGTATCGGCAATGATAAAGCGCTACCTGGATGAGTACGTCCCGGTCCGAGTCATTATGAGGCATGAGGGCGGAAAAGCTCGGCTGATTATTGAAACAAAGAAAAAACGGGAAGATATTATCGTCAGAAGTTTTGAACCGAAAGACCACCGGGAGGTTCTCAGGTGGAGAATCAACGGGCTCGGATTTGGGAGATATCGTTTGGGCGAATACAAGGGCGACTACGGCAGCGTGCTCTCATATGCGGTTTCAGATACGGGCCTGCTGATAACCGACGCCAGCGGAAAAAGATACTACCTTGCCATTGACAACGTTGGGGAGGTTGCACATGCCTTAGAAGATCCAGCCAAAAAAGAAGCTGTCATAGAAGTGAGGAAAGAAAGGCACCGTTAAAACCCGAGCTCCGAGAGGATATGCCCAACATCGAAGTTCCTCTCAACGATCCCTGTAAACCTCTCTATTTCCTCTTCAATGCTCCACCTTCACATTCACAGGTTCAAGCCCCTTCTCTGCACGAGGGAGGTTCGGGGATCTTTCCGTGAAGGCAAGGCTTCAGCAGAATCGGGTTGAACCTCATGCTCGGCTTCTTCCTGCAGGCTATCGCCTGAAGGTACTGCGCCCGGCCTATCTCGCCACCCTCGATGCTCGGGGCTGAGTTGAGGCTAATGTTCTGGCTCTTGAAAGGAACGACGTCGTGGCCGAGATTCGTGAGAATTCTGCAGAGAGCCGTCACGAGTAGCGACTTTTCAGCGCCTTTCCCCTCGTCCCCCCGGCGTGAGTTGAACGAAGGGCATATAAACCCTTGGATAAAAACTCCAGCGGTGGTTGAAATGAAGAGCCTCTTCCTGCTGGTTTTGGGCAACACCGAGATAAGCACAGTCCCAGGAATAAGCGTTGCCGGAGCGACGCCGGAGCTGACAAAGCTCACTCCTCCGGCCGATGCCGAGTACCTGTTCTATGAGAAGCCTTTGATAATTGATGCGATACCTGTTACGCCGGAGGGGCACCCGACGCCGGCTATAATCACAAAGGCCGCGAAGGAGCTTGCAAACTTCCCTGTTCTCGTGGTCAGGGGCGGGACTTACCTTGCTCCGCTCGTCCCCCATGTGCACATCAGCAGCGTGGTAGGAAAGGACTTCAGGAGGGAGCCCGCCCTGCCGGAATTCGGCGAGATAATAAGGCGCGCCAAGCTTTTGGGGGAAGAGCTTAACAAAAGCAACATCGAGGAGCTGGTCATAGGCGAGTCCACCCCAGGGGGAACAACAACCGCTCAGGCTGTCCTCTGGGCGCTGGGCTACGATGCTAAGACATCTTCCGCCTCCCTAAACAACCCCCAGAGCCTCAAAGAGAATGTCATAAGTGAAGCCTTCGTGAGGGTCGGGATAGAGAAAGGTCAGCTCAGAGACAACCCACTTGAGGCACTCAGGCAGTTCGGCGACCCGATGCTGGCCACCGTTGTCGGCCTGTCTCTCGGCTTCAGGAAAAACGTTGTCCTTGCTGGCGGGACTCAAATGCTGGCTGTTTCTGCCCTGCTGAAGGTCCTCGGCGAGGATCTAAGCAGGTTCATGATAGCAACCACTAAGTGGGTCGTGAAAGATAGGAGTGCTACATTCCTCGAAACGGCAAAGGAGATAGGGATAATCACATACGCCGCCGATTTGGACCTCTCGGGAAGCAGGTTCAAGGGGCTCCAGAACTACGAGCACGGTTACGTCAAGGAAGGAGTTGGAGCGGGAGGAGCTACGTGGCTCGCCGTAAAGGCGGGCTTCTCGCCCAAAGAAGTTTCCAGAAAGGTCGAGGAGCTTTACAGAAGGCTCATGAAAATGAAGGGAGGGAATTAGCTATCTCTCTCTTGTTCTCCCCCACTTTCGCAGGCTCTCCCCAAGGGCATCTCTAACGGCCTTTCCGATGCTTATTCCAAGCTCCGTTGCGGTTCCCGCCCACTCCGTTTCTCCCTCAAAGGCGAAGACACCAATGCCGTCGCTCGTCGTTCCCGTGGCGTTGTAGCCAAGCTTGAGAAGGGTGTAGGTCTTTGCCTCCGTTGCCGTCATTATCGCGTTGGCCATTGCCCCAACGGTTAGGCCGTCCTCGATGACGAGGGCGATGTTTATGGTTCCCGGCTTCCACGGTGGAGGGACTTCGCCCGCTATTGCAGGGTTCGTGACCCCGGCCGTGACGTAGGCAGTTACACTTCCGCTTTTAGCAACGGAAAGAACCTTTCCAATGTCGGCCGCGGTCATGAAGCCCACGAAGTTTTCGAGCCCGTGCTCCCTCTCAAAGTCCGCGCAGTCCTTCCTGTAGTCCCCGGTGTAGTTCTTGGAGACCATCATAAAGAAGAAGCCGTTTGCCTCTGTTAGACCTCCCCTGTGCGGTGCGTTGCTGAGTGCCCGCAGGGGCTCGTCAAAAGGCCGGATAAAGTGCTTGAACTCCATGCATGCACATCCGCCGGAAGGGATATAACGCTTGTGCTGTTAAACGATTCCGTTTGCTGAAAGGTTATTAAGGTCGCCACGAAGTTTAACCGGGTGGTTGTATGGGAGCCGAAGAACACAAGAAAAAAGCCCCCAAGAGGTTCAAGTTTGCGGTCATAACAGTAAGCGACACCGCCAGCAGGGGGGAGAAGGAAGACAAAAGCGGGAAGTTTCTCATCGAGGAGATGGAGAAGGCTGGGCATGAGAGGGTTTACTACTCGGTCGTTCCCGATGAGAAGATGGAAATAATTGGAGCCCTCGTGGAAGCATTCAAGGCCGGAGCTGACGTTGTCGTAACCTCCGGCGGTACCGGAGTGGCCCCTAGGGACGTTACAATTGAAAGCATAAGGCCCCTTTTTGATAAAGAGCTGACGGGCTTCGGCGAGATATTCAGGCTTATGAGCTACGAGGAGATTGGAACCGCTGCGGTCATGAGCAGAGCAACTGCGGGGATAATAAAAAGCTCCGGGAGGACAATGGTCGTTTTCTGCCTGCCTGGGAGCCTTGGTGCGGCGAAGACCGGCATTAAGATCATCCTGAACGAAGCAGGTCACGTGCTAAAGCACGCGGGGGAGTGAAGATGAGGGAGTTCAAAAAGCTCACCCCCTACAGAGAAGCCCTCCGGCTAGTGCTGGATGACCTCAAGGAGATAACCGATGTTGAAGAGGTCTCGCTTGATGATGCCCTCGGCAGGGTTCTAGCTGAGAACATCGTTTCTCCCATAGACAGCCCGCCCTTCGACCGTTCCGCTGTGGACGGGTACGCACTCCGCGCAGAGGACACATTCCAAGCGAGGGAGTACCGTCCGGTGGAGCTGAAGGTCATCGACGAGATAGTCGCTGGAGACGAGAGTGAGGCAAGGGTCGGGCCGGGAACAGCTGTGAAGCTCATGACAGGCTCAAAGATGCCGGAAGGGGCGAACGCGGTTCTCATGCAGGAGATGGCAGAAAGGGAAGGTGACGTCATAAGGGTTCTCCGCCCCGTAGCGCCCGGCCAAAACGTGGCCTTCGCAGGGGAGGACGTGAAGAGGGGTGAGGTTCTCCTCAGGAAAGGGCATGTTCTCCGGCCGCAGGATCTGGCGCTGCTCAAGAGCGTCGGCTTCAGGAGTGTGAGGGTTAAAAGAAAGCCCCTGGTCGGGATCATAGTCACTGGCGACGAGCTTATCGAGGAGTTCGACGAGGATGCCATCAGAGCGGGGAAGATCCTGGAGAGCAACTCGGTTATGCTTAGGGGCCTCGTGAGGCAGTACTTTGGCGAGCCGGTGTTTTACGGGGTCGTGCCAGACGACGAGGAGAGGATAAGGAACGCCATCGAGACGGCAAAGGGGGAGTGCGACATCGTACTTGTGACAGGGGGCTCAGCATTCGGTGATAAGGACTTCGCACACCGCTTCGTTAAGCTGCTTTTCCACGGGACGACGATAAAGCCTGGAAGGCCCATAGGCTACGGCGAAAGGGTCTTCGTGATGAGCGGCTACCCAGCGGCGGTTTTTACTCAGTTCCACCTCTACGTCAAACACGCTCTGGCGAAGCTGGTGGGGGCTAGGGACTACGAGGTGAGGGTCAGGGCAAGACTTGCTGAGAAGGTTCCGAGCCAGCTTGGAAGACACGAGTTCATCAAGGTGCGGTACGAGGACGGTGTGGCAAGGCCGATAAGAAAGAAGGGGAGCGGCATAATAAGCGCCCTCGTGGAGAGCAACGGTTACATCGAGATACCGGAGGACAGCGAGGGTTATCTGGAAGGGGAGACCGTTGAGGTTTCCCTTTATTGACCCCTATATTGATTGCCGGATCTATTCGCCCATGAGATCCTCGATGCTCGGGCTTTTTACCACCATCTCGACGTCTTCAGGCAGGCACTCACACTCAAAAAGGCCCCTGACCATCTCCAAGACCTTGCGTTTTTCCTCGTTCACTTCTTTCAGAATCTCCGCCAAAGGGTTCGCATTCACCCATGGTACTATATCTCTAATAACATCTTCAATGTCATCATAACGGACACCAACATTCTCCCCCATACTTATCACGTTTGTTAATATCTGGTTGGAGGTAATAAAACTTTCTTATATACCATATCCAAAATATGGCCCCACATTCCAAAGATTGAATGAATTTCAAAAACCTGATAATTCGTGGTATGGCCCGCCCGTAACTCCCGCCTTCATTGGTGCCGAACGGCGAACTCAGACGGGCTAACCCAGGCGGGCCTCAGCTGTACTCGGCCTGGGTTTCCCACGGTCATTGCGCTCCGTAACGCGGAAGGCCCTCCCGTGGGGACCTCGCTGAGGCCGAGCTGTAGCCCCCGCATCGCCCCCCGGTTCATTCTCCCCGGGGTCCTCGCGCAGGGGCATTCTGAAGTTAAAAAAAGAGGTATATAAAGTTGCCTTCACTCAACGAGCTTCTTGAGCTGGGCGTAGAGCCTTGGTTCTAAACTCTCCTTTCCGAGGACGATTATGAGCGTGCCATTATTGACGATTACAAAGTCCCTCAGCTTTGACAGGAACTTCATGAGGCTCTCCCACGAGTTGTAAACCGTGAGATATTCAAGGCAGTCAATTACAATAATCCCGTGCTCGCCAGATTTTGCAAACTCCTCAAGATACCTGTAAGAAATCTCGGTTATCCTTGCGAGATTGGTGGGGTTTATAGTGTTTTCAAATTTGCCCTGGAAGGGTATCGTTGTAACGAAGTAGTATTTCCATCCCTCTGGAATGTCGTCCACATTCCTAATAAATGCAAGGACAGGCTGGTCTCTTAGCTGTTCCTTGATCTTTTGATATTCAGTTTCACTGACTAAAACAACTCCTGGCTCAAGATTAATGGGATGACCATCATCTCTTTTTGGGGGTTTGAAGAGTTCCGATGATGTGAGTTTTACCATTGCGGCCACCATAGTAACTATTAGAACTGTAGATAGGGTAAATCCTATTGGTTTATACCACTCATTAGTTCCGAACAGCGCGGCAGGTACAAGATGGACTCCGAAGAGGATTATGCTAACATAAAGGATCTTAATGGCAGTTTTGTATATCTCTTCAGTCTCCTTCAGTAATAACCCACCCGCTATCACAAATATACCACTTATACCCAGTGTTGCAGCGCTAGTTGCGGTCCAAAAGGCATCCTTAGTGTATGCATAGACACCCATCATATAAATAATGAAAAAAACAGGCATGGATGCAAACATAGCAAGGGTTTTATGTCTGGCCACAATAGACTCTTCTTCCAGGAACTTTACTGATCCGTAGAACATTAACGCAGAAAATGCTGGAAGAGATAGAACCCCGAGCACCTGAAATATTGGGTTTGTAAAGACCGTAGAAGAAATCGCAAGAAAATCAAAAATCCAAGCCAGAGAGAATGCCAAGGCAGATTTCCTTTTATTGTGGAGATATATCTTAAATATCCATCCAGCCGCCACCAAGTCCGCCATAAGTACCATTATTGCCTCTGCAAAAACAATTGCTTGGATACCATCCAACTTTCTCACCCCATACTTCTTTGGGGATTTCCAAATCCATCCCATTTGAATGGCCCTTCAGGGGGAGCTCTAATGGCAGTCTCATCTTCAAATTTAATCACTAGAATCTCAGGTCTGGCTACTATTATGCCAACCCTACCCCGTTCGCCATGTTTAACTATGCAATATTCATCTTCCTCATTCTTTAGTGGAAAAATAAGTGTGAATGGGTAGTTGGGATAATACCAGAACTCATTACCCTTATGAATACCAACGAGATCACCAAAGAGATAGTAGCCATAGAGGGGTATTAACGTAGTGTTCTCAAACTTCTGGGATAGTATTTCAAAAAACTCATGGTTTATGCCAACGCCGCTTATTATGGCAGTCTCGATTGTTTCACTGTACGGCTCAAAGAGTGTCATGAGAGGAGGAGCAGACCTAACAAGGTTTATTCTGTCCTTTTCCATCACGCGTTTTGTGTACTTAACGAGAGGGTCAAGAATCCTAAGGGCTGCTTCAAGGCCTTGCTCCGCGTAGACTTTTTTCAATCCGTCAGTTTCCATGCCAATGAAGTACAATATGCCACCATAGCTCCAGACGAGTTTACTTATCTCATCTTGGTACCAACCGTACGGACCGTGCGCAATTGCCCTCATCTGGTGCTCTTCATTGTAAATTTCATCAAGACCGTAAATTTTGTCAAGCGCCTGCCTGAGGTAAATATGAAGAACCTCCAGATAGTGCCTGTCCCAATGTCCAATAGCCCGTTCTCGTGTGGTTCCAGAAGACTGGTAAAAACGAATTCTGCCCTGGTAGTTGGCAGGAACAAACTCCAGCCAGTTGTTCCTCAGAAAGTCTTCATCAACGGCCAGTCCTGAATTGAAAATGTTCTCAAACACATCCTTTAGGTTTCCCTGAAATATATCATCAAGGTTCGAGTTAAGAGTCTCTGCTATCTTCTTCCAGTAGGGTGTTCGTTGGAAATGAAACTCGAATACCTCGCGAAGATATTCGAGTGTCTTAGTTTCATCAACATCCAAAGGACTAAGATACAGATTGTCCAATATTTCCCCGTAATTCATGGAGACCTCTTAGGCCGGGTTATATAAAAACCTTTTCCTCCCTCGAATCCCATCTTTTCGATAATATAATCTACAAAGTATATTGGAAAAACCTTAAAAGTTATATATCATGAGTTCAAATTATTGCATCGGTGAGCGTCTATGAACTTGATTGTTGGAAGAATCAGCCGGGAGGACATGGAAGATTTCCAATATACTCTTGAAATGGCATTGAAAAGCACTGAGTTCTGGAGGGAGAAATTTTCTGGGATAGACCCCGACGGAATGAACGTAGAGAAGTTGGCCGAGCTGACAGAGACAGTGAAAATAACTCCTCACGACCTTTACAAAGTCGAAGAGGTGTGGCCAGATTACATTCACAAGGCTCAAGTGTTCTATACTGTTATGCGTACCAGTGGAACTACGGGGAAACCAAAGAGAATCCCGTACACACGCGATGACCGCTTCAGAACTGCCAGACAAGTAGAGCCGTGGATACGCAAGTACATGGACAATGGAGACAGGATAGCATCTTTCTTCCCACCGCTTCCGTCTTCATCCGGAATGTTTGCCTTTGGTGCATTTGAAGCCATAAACGCCAAGTCTGCATATTACCAGATACCCATTCAATACCTCCTCGACAAGGAGATGCTCTTGAAGGAGCTCCAAGACATCAAACCCACAGCTCTCTTCTGTCTAACAGCAACCGCTTACAATCTAGGACTCATCCTCCCAGAATCAATAAAGAAGGACATACAGACGATAGTTGTCGGCGGCGAGACACTGACCCCAGAACTCGCGAGGGCTACTTTAGAACTCTTCGAAAACGCAGTTATTATAGATAACTTTGGTTCAACTGAAGATGCAATAACAGGCTACCGTGTGATAACGAAAAAGAAAACAACCGAGTTCCATTTTGAAGAATCAGTAGTAATCCTCAAGGATAACGGCGATGGTTATGATGAGTATAAGCGAATCTATATAACAAAAGTGATGAGGAACGGCGAGCTGACAGGTTTACCGCTCTTCAACTACGATATAGGCGACCTTGCAAGGGTTGTCGATGGTGAAGTCAGAAACATTATCAGAGTTAAAGATGTAATAAGTCTCGCCGGGGCAAAACTCCACATAGATCAGGTGATGG
This window contains:
- a CDS encoding DUF835 domain-containing protein, with product MRKLDGIQAIVFAEAIMVLMADLVAAGWIFKIYLHNKRKSALAFSLAWIFDFLAISSTVFTNPIFQVLGVLSLPAFSALMFYGSVKFLEEESIVARHKTLAMFASMPVFFIIYMMGVYAYTKDAFWTATSAATLGISGIFVIAGGLLLKETEEIYKTAIKILYVSIILFGVHLVPAALFGTNEWYKPIGFTLSTVLIVTMVAAMVKLTSSELFKPPKRDDGHPINLEPGVVLVSETEYQKIKEQLRDQPVLAFIRNVDDIPEGWKYYFVTTIPFQGKFENTINPTNLARITEISYRYLEEFAKSGEHGIIVIDCLEYLTVYNSWESLMKFLSKLRDFVIVNNGTLIIVLGKESLEPRLYAQLKKLVE
- a CDS encoding MJ1477/TM1410 family putative glycoside hydrolase, with translation MRVAAVLIVFILLSTGCLGSSVPPYTSSKSLTGTTRKLAGTETLFFVHQSWAYWLQNASSEVIAESGFELVVMDYSRDGSDETAYTREEIEMIKRAGVIPVAYISIGEAEDYRFYWKDEWKEKPPAWLGPENPNWEGSYAVKYWDDEWKEIVFEYFDRIIAQGFAGVYLDKVDEFEYWGENGYDENWTARKMIEFILEIANYTRSKAGEDFLIIPQNGEQLLEYDDGRLLKTISGWASEDVFYDGLEPSPWTGEKVPLLDRVVKAGKVVLVGDYVDDGTRSQEDMARILDFIRRARERGYIPYVAFEDRELDRLDVIPGIQPPR
- the cobZ gene encoding alpha-ribazole phosphatase CobZ, which gives rise to MRAGDILRELESKGITLEKMLDTAMELYIGENAGDVRKLLEETMLRYLNDINVQSLLMAALLLEENFEVESDPVNLVADELIGISIAEYIGGKMALFNFFYYDTRKPGILKELPPFLDDAVGGFIAGCMTKLLSED
- a CDS encoding molybdenum cofactor biosynthesis protein B gives rise to the protein MGAEEHKKKAPKRFKFAVITVSDTASRGEKEDKSGKFLIEEMEKAGHERVYYSVVPDEKMEIIGALVEAFKAGADVVVTSGGTGVAPRDVTIESIRPLFDKELTGFGEIFRLMSYEEIGTAAVMSRATAGIIKSSGRTMVVFCLPGSLGAAKTGIKIILNEAGHVLKHAGE
- a CDS encoding NTP transferase domain-containing protein, giving the protein MGYPVIIMAGGRSTRMGREKPVLKIVGKPMLLWVYEETEKAGDVIVAVSKNTPETKNLCLREGIDFVETPGKGYVEDVFFLLREFGPFISVSSDLPFIKAGDVLSIAKAFDGRESLTGVLPVEKVPKDTNLLVYRGYVIVGLNAVGSSGEEFFELENQLLALNVNTPGELELAERIARLVRRWR
- a CDS encoding adenosylcobinamide amidohydrolase, whose translation is MEFKHFIRPFDEPLRALSNAPHRGGLTEANGFFFMMVSKNYTGDYRKDCADFEREHGLENFVGFMTAADIGKVLSVAKSGSVTAYVTAGVTNPAIAGEVPPPWKPGTINIALVIEDGLTVGAMANAIMTATEAKTYTLLKLGYNATGTTSDGIGVFAFEGETEWAGTATELGISIGKAVRDALGESLRKWGRTRER
- the glp gene encoding gephyrin-like molybdotransferase Glp, with amino-acid sequence MREFKKLTPYREALRLVLDDLKEITDVEEVSLDDALGRVLAENIVSPIDSPPFDRSAVDGYALRAEDTFQAREYRPVELKVIDEIVAGDESEARVGPGTAVKLMTGSKMPEGANAVLMQEMAEREGDVIRVLRPVAPGQNVAFAGEDVKRGEVLLRKGHVLRPQDLALLKSVGFRSVRVKRKPLVGIIVTGDELIEEFDEDAIRAGKILESNSVMLRGLVRQYFGEPVFYGVVPDDEERIRNAIETAKGECDIVLVTGGSAFGDKDFAHRFVKLLFHGTTIKPGRPIGYGERVFVMSGYPAAVFTQFHLYVKHALAKLVGARDYEVRVRARLAEKVPSQLGRHEFIKVRYEDGVARPIRKKGSGIISALVESNGYIEIPEDSEGYLEGETVEVSLY
- the cobS gene encoding adenosylcobinamide-GDP ribazoletransferase, producing the protein MRNVLPFLTRVPIKGDFEKAHEELWAFPLVALVSSALPTLVLYLKLPLSNVLAVLALYFTIGLLHLDGLADFADGVMVKGDRERKIKAMKDLNTGIAGLFAVVMVLFLQVYSLQLVPFYAFFLAELNSKLAMLLALATRKPLGQGLGAYFMERMNSGQLLGGLIFYAILLVPVSVYEQNALVSLLGLAFGGYTIKVALDNFGGINGDCIGAIAEITRAGTLLVVAFSGAYLGG
- the cobT gene encoding nicotinate mononucleotide-dependent phosphoribosyltransferase CobT; translation: MKSLFLLVLGNTEISTVPGISVAGATPELTKLTPPADAEYLFYEKPLIIDAIPVTPEGHPTPAIITKAAKELANFPVLVVRGGTYLAPLVPHVHISSVVGKDFRREPALPEFGEIIRRAKLLGEELNKSNIEELVIGESTPGGTTTAQAVLWALGYDAKTSSASLNNPQSLKENVISEAFVRVGIEKGQLRDNPLEALRQFGDPMLATVVGLSLGFRKNVVLAGGTQMLAVSALLKVLGEDLSRFMIATTKWVVKDRSATFLETAKEIGIITYAADLDLSGSRFKGLQNYEHGYVKEGVGAGGATWLAVKAGFSPKEVSRKVEELYRRLMKMKGGN
- a CDS encoding phenylacetate--CoA ligase family protein, whose amino-acid sequence is MNLIVGRISREDMEDFQYTLEMALKSTEFWREKFSGIDPDGMNVEKLAELTETVKITPHDLYKVEEVWPDYIHKAQVFYTVMRTSGTTGKPKRIPYTRDDRFRTARQVEPWIRKYMDNGDRIASFFPPLPSSSGMFAFGAFEAINAKSAYYQIPIQYLLDKEMLLKELQDIKPTALFCLTATAYNLGLILPESIKKDIQTIVVGGETLTPELARATLELFENAVIIDNFGSTEDAITGYRVITKKKTTEFHFEESVVILKDNGDGYDEYKRIYITKVMRNGELTGLPLFNYDIGDLARVVDGEVRNIIRVKDVISLAGAKLHIDQVMEIVFDHPDLLDFVIIYHPLSPKNPKPKAIIRVAYSGEKPAGIEDEVRELIYEANNPVRYEVEESKQAELTIEAVPLEKLKEGLPRKLGKTKRIYIVGKDL